A genomic region of Candidatus Limnocylindrales bacterium contains the following coding sequences:
- a CDS encoding alpha/beta fold hydrolase, whose product MKDSIACYSGSDRDWHREILERCPSLRADFEPSWSIRSAHVQNLLTVVRGEVAPALRWDLEERLSMPDGGTVSIQWLGLAAPEETPVLVVLHTITGSGDDLRRFIAAVRARLGWVVAACNRRGHAGLELTSAQINTMGATDDLRRQLLAIESRRSKAALYGVGVSAGSGLIVRYLGEEGERSRLRAAVALCPAYDIRYAFDHAHPGYNWYLTRKIVRFFLHRNKEVLGGIEGYDHCAAATTMTEFHDRLYPLAGFDSREAYYLGSNPMEVARDVAVPVLVINAADDPVCVERNVLRHLAEMQQLPRMTLAVTRHGGHCGFFETLRGADSWADRAIAEYLDAVHQLSGG is encoded by the coding sequence ATGAAAGACAGCATTGCGTGTTACAGCGGCAGCGATCGCGACTGGCACCGCGAGATCCTCGAGCGATGTCCGTCGCTGCGCGCGGATTTCGAACCGTCGTGGTCGATCCGCAGCGCGCACGTTCAGAACCTCCTGACCGTCGTGCGCGGCGAGGTCGCACCGGCGCTTCGCTGGGATCTCGAAGAACGTCTGTCGATGCCGGACGGCGGAACCGTCTCGATTCAGTGGCTGGGGCTTGCCGCGCCGGAAGAGACTCCAGTGCTGGTCGTGCTCCATACGATCACCGGCAGCGGCGACGATCTTCGACGTTTCATTGCGGCGGTTCGTGCACGGCTCGGCTGGGTTGTCGCCGCCTGCAACCGGCGAGGTCACGCCGGGCTCGAGCTCACGTCTGCGCAGATCAACACGATGGGTGCGACCGACGATCTTCGCCGCCAGCTCCTCGCGATCGAGTCGCGCCGCAGCAAGGCCGCGCTATACGGCGTCGGAGTGTCCGCGGGATCGGGGCTGATCGTGCGCTATCTCGGGGAAGAAGGAGAGCGCTCGCGCCTTCGTGCGGCCGTCGCGCTCTGTCCCGCGTACGATATCCGGTACGCGTTCGATCACGCGCACCCCGGATACAACTGGTATCTGACTCGCAAGATCGTCCGGTTCTTCCTGCATCGAAACAAGGAAGTGCTCGGCGGCATCGAAGGCTACGACCATTGTGCTGCGGCGACCACGATGACCGAGTTCCACGATCGCCTGTATCCTCTGGCGGGTTTCGACAGTCGCGAAGCGTACTATCTCGGCTCCAATCCGATGGAGGTCGCGCGCGACGTCGCCGTGCCGGTGCTCGTGATCAACGCTGCGGATGATCCGGTGTGCGTCGAACGCAACGTTCTTCGCCACCTGGCGGAGATGCAGCAGCTGCCGCGCATGACGTTGGCCGTCACGCGCCACGGCGGCCATTGCGGTTTTTTCGAGACGCTGAGAGGGGCGGACTCCTGGGCCGATCGCGCGATTGCCGAGTATCTGGATGCCGTCCACCAACTCTCTGGCGGATAG
- a CDS encoding META domain-containing protein, which yields MMSNFTLRLAGTLAMLTVLLAGCSASAPSRTASAAAPTASAAAPTASTESGPLTLAEMRMDAAGGPSRPAIPAGIASPVTSSGPAANALTDAGPNTPLGKQWIFASANGFDGPMPQSPRNASLLLSRESGRMIGNTMCNSMSAAFDISMVQATLRFRNLSSTHAMCGEPNRSVESAVLDALTACDSFLLDGKRLKLFSKGQTVAELTTP from the coding sequence ATGATGTCGAACTTCACACTGAGGCTTGCGGGCACGCTTGCGATGTTGACGGTCCTGCTCGCAGGCTGCAGCGCCTCGGCTCCTTCACGAACCGCGTCCGCTGCTGCACCAACCGCTTCCGCTGCTGCACCAACCGCTTCAACCGAATCCGGCCCGCTGACGCTGGCGGAAATGCGCATGGATGCGGCCGGCGGTCCGTCCAGGCCGGCGATCCCGGCGGGCATCGCATCGCCCGTCACATCGTCCGGTCCTGCCGCGAATGCCCTGACGGATGCAGGGCCGAACACTCCACTCGGCAAGCAATGGATCTTCGCCAGTGCGAACGGATTCGACGGGCCGATGCCTCAGTCTCCAAGAAACGCGAGCCTTCTGCTCAGCCGCGAAAGCGGGCGCATGATCGGCAACACGATGTGCAACAGCATGTCGGCGGCCTTCGACATCAGCATGGTCCAGGCGACGCTGCGATTCCGTAACCTGTCGAGCACCCACGCCATGTGCGGCGAGCCCAACCGCAGCGTCGAGAGCGCCGTCCTCGATGCATTGACCGCGTGCGATTCCTTCCTTCTCGATGGCAAGCGCCTGAAGCTGTTCTCGAAAGGACAGACCGTGGCGGAGCTGACGACGCCTTAG
- a CDS encoding multicopper oxidase yields MNLLREGSVAKLTGISLPVLLVSFGLVSLPASAAELLDGKSIPQFVDPLPTLDVIAGQSQIELRMAEFEAQVLPTGMPKSWVWGYLQPGQETRASYLGPVVVAERGEPLEITWVNDLGDTASSNLAAWLNASDQTIHWADPYHNERNECAEAVEPDNVPTGECAQNYSGPIPAVPHLHGGEVPSVLDGGPNAWFTSDGAWKGPAFYSSDGIAATNHARYRYPNVQEAAPLWFHDHALGLTRLNVYAGLAGAYLLTDPANPPPANLPAPIPLVIQDRMFDADGQLFFPAGAPYIPNPSHPFWVPEFLGDTIAVNGKVWPYLEVEARRYRFLFLNGSNARGYEMFLTERGGKSAGPALWQIGTDGGYLDAPVRIGSNRHGGKLQRLVMLPGERADVIIDFSGVTPGTRLLLRNIAKAPYPDGEAPNGATTGRIMEFRVTAATSPDTSYDPVAGTPLRTPMVRLVNPDKGTLAAAVQQTRQLTLNEVLNDSSAVAGVSYPGGPLEVLINNTELPGTDRPDFVPISVGGVTTYYSELPHEGETEVWEIVNMTADAHPIHLHLVQFQLMNRQSFDGRKYDAAYTGAFPGSVYVAGFGPPLDYATGNPRALGGNPDITPFLKGPVRPPAANEAGWKDTVVAYPGQVTRFVVRWAPTDLPSETPPAEASYPFTPDGGHGYVWHCHIIDHEDNEMMRPTSVIANPAVRTYVEGVDY; encoded by the coding sequence ATGAACCTGCTGCGCGAAGGCTCCGTTGCGAAACTCACAGGAATCTCGCTACCGGTGCTCCTGGTCAGCTTCGGCCTTGTGTCGCTGCCTGCATCGGCGGCCGAGCTGCTGGACGGGAAATCGATCCCTCAATTTGTCGACCCGCTCCCAACACTCGACGTCATCGCCGGGCAGAGCCAGATCGAGCTTCGCATGGCCGAGTTCGAAGCCCAGGTGCTGCCGACGGGAATGCCGAAGAGCTGGGTGTGGGGATATCTTCAGCCGGGTCAGGAGACGCGGGCCTCGTATCTCGGTCCGGTTGTCGTTGCCGAGCGAGGCGAGCCCCTCGAGATCACGTGGGTCAACGATCTCGGCGATACCGCGAGCAGCAATCTTGCGGCGTGGCTGAATGCCAGCGACCAGACCATTCATTGGGCGGATCCGTACCACAACGAGAGAAATGAATGCGCCGAGGCGGTCGAGCCGGACAACGTCCCGACGGGCGAATGCGCGCAGAACTACAGCGGACCGATACCGGCGGTTCCGCATCTGCACGGCGGCGAAGTGCCATCTGTTCTCGACGGCGGTCCCAATGCATGGTTCACGAGTGACGGCGCATGGAAAGGGCCGGCCTTTTACAGCAGCGACGGTATCGCGGCGACGAACCATGCCCGATATCGCTATCCCAACGTCCAGGAGGCGGCGCCGCTATGGTTTCACGATCACGCGCTCGGCCTTACCCGTCTCAATGTCTACGCGGGACTGGCCGGCGCATACCTGCTGACCGATCCGGCCAATCCGCCGCCTGCCAATCTTCCTGCACCGATCCCCCTGGTCATCCAGGACCGCATGTTCGACGCGGACGGCCAGCTCTTCTTCCCGGCCGGTGCACCGTACATTCCGAACCCGTCCCATCCGTTCTGGGTTCCGGAGTTCCTTGGCGACACGATCGCCGTCAATGGAAAGGTGTGGCCGTATCTCGAGGTCGAGGCCAGGCGTTATCGGTTCCTGTTCCTGAACGGTTCCAATGCGCGAGGGTATGAGATGTTTCTCACCGAGCGCGGCGGAAAGTCGGCCGGACCTGCACTCTGGCAGATCGGCACGGACGGCGGATATCTCGATGCGCCGGTCAGGATCGGTTCGAACAGGCACGGCGGAAAGCTGCAACGGCTGGTCATGCTGCCGGGAGAGCGTGCCGATGTGATCATTGATTTTTCCGGAGTCACACCGGGAACCCGCCTGCTTCTTCGCAACATCGCGAAGGCACCGTATCCGGACGGCGAAGCGCCGAACGGTGCGACGACCGGGCGGATCATGGAATTCCGCGTTACCGCGGCGACGAGCCCGGATACGAGCTACGACCCCGTCGCCGGCACGCCGCTGCGAACGCCGATGGTGCGACTCGTAAATCCCGACAAAGGAACGCTGGCAGCTGCCGTCCAGCAGACTCGCCAGCTCACACTCAACGAAGTTCTCAACGACTCATCGGCAGTCGCCGGCGTCAGTTATCCGGGCGGGCCGCTCGAAGTGCTGATCAACAACACGGAGCTTCCCGGAACCGACCGGCCGGACTTCGTACCGATCAGCGTGGGCGGCGTGACGACGTATTACTCCGAGCTGCCGCACGAGGGCGAGACCGAGGTCTGGGAGATCGTCAACATGACCGCCGATGCTCATCCGATTCATCTTCATCTGGTGCAGTTTCAACTCATGAACCGGCAGTCGTTCGACGGCCGGAAGTACGACGCGGCCTACACCGGCGCGTTCCCCGGCAGCGTGTATGTGGCCGGATTCGGTCCGCCGCTTGATTATGCGACCGGCAACCCGCGCGCGCTCGGCGGCAATCCGGACATTACGCCGTTTCTGAAAGGGCCCGTGCGCCCGCCGGCGGCGAACGAAGCCGGCTGGAAGGACACGGTTGTCGCGTATCCGGGCCAGGTCACGCGCTTCGTCGTGCGCTGGGCACCGACGGATCTTCCCTCGGAGACGCCACCGGCCGAAGCGTCGTATCCGTTCACTCCGGACGGAGGTCACGGCTACGTGTGGCACTGTCACATCATCGACCACGAGGACAACGAAATGATGCGGCCGACGAGCGTGATCGCGAATCCGGCTGTGCGGACGTACGTCGAGGGCGTCGATTATTAG
- a CDS encoding class I SAM-dependent methyltransferase → MNVRRWLRSAVYDAAVAAMTADWYGAVLERLPRGSRLLDVGIGTGTALLSHAAVIEDEQLEITGIDIDAAYIDRCRDAVRDRGLERRVDARLESVFDHDGGPYDAVYFSGSFMLLDDPPAALRHVASLLVDGGRVYFTQTFEHRRARIVEAVKPLLRFVTTIDFGNVTYEVDFRRALEHGGLSILDLVVLHAGSRRSSMLAVAKRNAAA, encoded by the coding sequence ATGAACGTACGGCGCTGGCTGCGATCTGCGGTGTACGACGCTGCAGTCGCAGCGATGACGGCGGATTGGTACGGAGCGGTGCTCGAGCGGCTGCCTCGCGGTTCTCGCCTGCTCGATGTCGGCATCGGCACCGGCACGGCGCTGCTGTCGCATGCTGCCGTCATCGAGGACGAGCAGCTCGAGATCACGGGGATCGACATCGACGCTGCCTACATCGACCGATGTCGCGACGCGGTCCGGGATCGCGGCCTCGAACGCCGCGTCGACGCGCGGCTCGAATCGGTCTTCGATCACGACGGCGGGCCGTACGACGCGGTGTATTTCAGCGGCAGCTTCATGCTGCTCGACGATCCGCCCGCAGCGCTTCGCCACGTGGCTTCGCTCCTCGTCGACGGCGGCCGTGTCTACTTCACGCAGACGTTCGAGCACCGGCGCGCAAGGATCGTCGAGGCCGTCAAACCTCTTCTGCGTTTCGTCACCACGATCGATTTCGGAAACGTCACGTACGAAGTGGATTTCCGGCGAGCCCTGGAGCATGGCGGCCTGTCGATCCTCGATCTGGTGGTCCTTCACGCAGGTTCGCGGCGTTCGTCCATGCTCGCTGTCGCAAAGCGGAACGCCGCAGCCTGA
- a CDS encoding GDYXXLXY domain-containing protein, translated as MRRSFLAVAVVLPLIVLALGMVRAERHLGENRRWIFEATGYDPRDLLRGHYIIYRLALDETDPAFQDAEQCRDDSGDRCCLCLSAETPGGPTKVQRTTCEFAYGRCEGALQSQYLSELQRYYIPEERAAEITRLFQDASREHRAQLVVAVDKSGRPQIDTLLVDDIPIERAR; from the coding sequence ATGCGTCGTAGTTTCCTCGCCGTCGCCGTCGTCCTTCCGCTCATCGTGCTTGCGCTCGGCATGGTGCGCGCGGAGCGTCACCTCGGAGAGAACCGGCGCTGGATCTTCGAAGCCACCGGCTACGATCCTCGCGACCTGCTGCGCGGGCATTACATCATCTACCGGCTGGCGCTCGACGAAACCGATCCCGCGTTTCAGGATGCCGAGCAGTGCCGCGACGACTCCGGCGACAGGTGCTGCCTGTGTCTGTCGGCCGAAACTCCCGGGGGCCCGACGAAAGTGCAGCGCACGACGTGCGAGTTTGCCTACGGGCGCTGCGAAGGCGCGCTGCAGTCGCAGTATCTCAGCGAGCTACAGCGCTATTACATTCCCGAAGAACGTGCGGCTGAGATCACGCGCCTGTTTCAGGACGCGTCGCGCGAACACCGCGCGCAGCTCGTGGTTGCCGTCGACAAGTCCGGCAGGCCGCAGATCGACACGCTGCTGGTCGACGACATCCCGATCGAGCGCGCTCGCTGA
- a CDS encoding sialate O-acetylesterase has protein sequence MQPRLITRPMLAAITLAATIALLVVLPANGRAEISFRTESGNRPYLFESGMVLQRGKVVPVWGTATPSVAIRADFVSPVSGLLQSRTTASSSAGGWVVRFDNLPVGGPYEVRFFENGESSASVVLADVLVGDVWLLSGQSNMVLHGPRDGDAELYPQVRAITVMHWGQRPSGPAFYFGAELSDFLDIPIGLVNRAVPDTALGHWLPSEVASDPDPVVQSLFTGCGGEPVNRCLYYDESIRPLERPVETGEPREGLALRGVVWWQGEKGFDKRAPGEYAHLFPAMMRAWRSNLGQPDLPFVYNELPSGTGLRWLATRVRTLPSNNRLDDWQAQQHSMFFRTLAFPLTALMTSIDLVGGIHPKEFDVYGRRLGDAALGTTYAGEIAPFAYSGPIYESASLEPAAEGPDEVRIRFRAHTADGLKVGPATAPPGAALQGFALCCNADGKFVFADARIENDDEVVVSDADVPSPTIVNYAIGHTPMWANLFNGNDLGAAPFSSALQPFVDDDPDGDGFWEPGAYTGIP, from the coding sequence GTGCAGCCTCGATTGATCACGCGTCCGATGCTTGCAGCGATCACTCTGGCAGCGACGATTGCGCTGCTCGTCGTCCTGCCTGCGAACGGCCGCGCGGAAATCAGCTTCCGTACCGAATCCGGCAACCGTCCCTATCTTTTTGAAAGCGGCATGGTCCTGCAGCGCGGCAAAGTCGTGCCGGTCTGGGGTACGGCAACGCCCAGCGTCGCAATTCGCGCCGATTTCGTTTCGCCGGTGTCCGGGCTGCTGCAGTCGCGCACGACCGCGTCGAGCAGCGCCGGTGGATGGGTCGTACGTTTCGACAACCTTCCGGTCGGTGGGCCGTACGAGGTGCGATTCTTCGAGAACGGAGAGAGCTCGGCGTCCGTCGTGCTCGCGGACGTGCTGGTCGGCGACGTCTGGCTGCTCAGCGGCCAGTCGAACATGGTTCTGCACGGTCCGCGCGACGGCGACGCCGAGCTCTATCCGCAAGTCCGTGCGATCACGGTAATGCATTGGGGCCAGCGACCGTCGGGACCGGCGTTCTACTTCGGCGCCGAGCTGTCCGACTTCCTCGACATTCCGATCGGTCTCGTCAATCGCGCGGTTCCCGATACCGCGCTCGGACACTGGCTGCCGTCCGAAGTCGCCAGTGATCCGGATCCCGTCGTGCAATCGCTGTTCACCGGCTGCGGCGGAGAGCCGGTCAACCGCTGTCTGTACTACGACGAATCGATCCGGCCTCTGGAACGGCCGGTCGAGACGGGCGAGCCGCGCGAAGGGCTCGCACTGCGCGGCGTCGTCTGGTGGCAGGGCGAAAAAGGCTTCGACAAGCGCGCACCAGGCGAATACGCGCATCTCTTCCCCGCGATGATGCGCGCGTGGCGTTCAAACCTCGGCCAGCCCGACCTGCCGTTCGTGTATAACGAGCTGCCGTCGGGCACCGGCCTTCGCTGGCTCGCGACGCGCGTCAGGACACTACCGTCCAACAATCGCCTCGACGACTGGCAGGCGCAGCAGCATTCGATGTTCTTCCGCACGCTCGCCTTTCCGCTGACGGCGCTGATGACGTCGATCGACCTCGTCGGCGGAATCCATCCGAAGGAGTTCGACGTCTACGGACGGCGTCTCGGCGATGCGGCGCTTGGAACCACGTACGCCGGAGAAATTGCGCCGTTCGCGTATTCCGGTCCGATCTACGAATCCGCATCGCTCGAGCCCGCCGCGGAGGGACCCGACGAAGTCCGCATCCGCTTCCGTGCGCACACGGCCGACGGCCTCAAGGTCGGGCCCGCGACCGCGCCGCCCGGAGCTGCGCTTCAGGGATTCGCGCTATGCTGCAACGCCGACGGCAAGTTCGTCTTTGCCGACGCGCGCATCGAGAACGACGACGAGGTGGTCGTCTCCGATGCCGACGTTCCGTCACCGACGATCGTGAACTACGCGATCGGCCACACGCCGATGTGGGCCAATCTGTTCAACGGCAATGATCTCGGCGCAGCGCCGTTCTCCTCTGCGCTGCAGCCGTTTGTGGACGACGATCCCGACGGCGACGGGTTCTGGGAGCCGGGGGCCTACACCGGAATCCCGTAA
- a CDS encoding DUF2157 domain-containing protein, whose amino-acid sequence MNIDKKLTQWRAAGHIDETTAARIAAFEQSGQRPILLYALGGLGALTLGIGIISVVASNWQAIPRTTKLGMDLALGLALALALFRSATRVQLWLTDVLAGIYYAFVLGSIALIGQVYQLGSPQYQGLVTWSLTTIPFMLLVRGRLLGAVWLAGLAVTQAFCFAALFDWLDDFWSQATTLNLAISLTFASLLGYIVIARARSFVRARPHVSEVWTRMSWTAVVASALAISFAFYDEIDNDKLSWAVAVCGVLAAGMVALLPRLYPEVAPRARTGMALLLASVWLLLATATTFDRAALPVLGAIVQVAVLGIAAWTVLALGSVRSFNTLTALIALRVLVMYFEVFGSMLDTGLGMISGGLLTLLLAWLWKRKSPELAERLSIEGTPDHAS is encoded by the coding sequence ATGAACATCGACAAGAAGCTTACCCAGTGGCGCGCCGCCGGCCACATCGACGAAACCACCGCCGCGCGCATCGCTGCCTTCGAGCAGTCCGGCCAGCGTCCGATCCTGCTCTACGCCCTCGGCGGCCTCGGCGCGCTTACGCTCGGCATCGGCATCATCTCGGTCGTTGCTTCCAACTGGCAGGCGATTCCTCGCACGACCAAGCTCGGGATGGATCTTGCCCTCGGCCTGGCACTGGCGCTGGCGCTGTTTCGCAGTGCGACGCGCGTACAACTCTGGCTGACCGATGTGCTGGCCGGCATCTACTATGCATTCGTGCTCGGCTCGATCGCGCTCATCGGGCAGGTCTACCAGCTCGGCTCGCCGCAGTACCAGGGGCTCGTCACGTGGTCGCTTACGACCATTCCTTTCATGCTTCTGGTGCGCGGACGCCTGCTCGGCGCCGTCTGGCTCGCGGGTCTCGCCGTTACGCAGGCCTTCTGCTTTGCAGCGCTGTTCGATTGGCTGGACGACTTCTGGAGCCAGGCGACCACACTGAACCTCGCGATCAGTCTCACGTTCGCATCGCTCCTCGGCTACATCGTCATCGCTCGCGCACGCTCCTTTGTGCGCGCACGTCCGCACGTAAGCGAAGTCTGGACGCGCATGTCGTGGACGGCCGTCGTGGCGAGTGCGCTCGCGATCAGTTTCGCGTTCTACGACGAGATCGACAACGACAAATTGAGCTGGGCGGTCGCCGTCTGCGGCGTTCTCGCTGCGGGCATGGTCGCACTTCTGCCAAGGCTGTATCCCGAAGTGGCGCCGCGCGCCCGTACCGGCATGGCGCTGCTGCTCGCATCGGTCTGGCTGCTGCTCGCCACGGCGACGACGTTCGATCGCGCGGCGCTTCCGGTACTCGGTGCCATCGTGCAGGTCGCGGTGCTGGGTATTGCGGCGTGGACCGTGCTTGCCCTTGGCAGCGTGCGCAGCTTCAACACGCTGACGGCGCTCATCGCGCTTCGCGTGCTCGTCATGTACTTCGAAGTCTTCGGCTCGATGCTCGATACCGGCCTCGGCATGATCAGCGGCGGGCTGCTCACGCTGCTGCTGGCCTGGCTGTGGAAGCGCAAGTCCCCGGAGCTCGCCGAGCGGCTGAGCATCGAAGGAACGCCGGACCATGCGTCGTAG
- a CDS encoding outer membrane protein transport protein, with product MAPASGAADAATAGATTAEPLSPLGAQFSNPAGLAGFTERTMGTGLGLAYGRGEVTSEAIGYNASNEVLVPFLDSFLIVPMDRWTFGIGTMGTSGARFDYGPRPKAGIDDGFFSETGVIGLPISAGYRAMDKLWLGAELIVLYGSTHLRYSQEVAEFPGESTPFHYSVEGFGVQGMFGVTWKPTDSWSIGLAAKPPGRVWASGDSKLGSGKQDVDLELEIPAEVALGITRSLFERWRVSYSLRFTDTSVFETSWIRYQETPSANHSFLGAAQDEWRHAIGLEYAWSERLELLAGFAKANSIVGRKGVSPMSYDCKDFRLNTGLHWTGDAWTLDGSFGYIFSGTRNISEDDAKIFPGKFESKPAYLLSITVSKKF from the coding sequence GTGGCACCGGCGTCCGGCGCGGCAGACGCGGCGACTGCCGGTGCAACCACGGCGGAGCCACTTTCTCCGCTCGGAGCCCAATTCAGCAATCCCGCCGGCCTTGCCGGTTTTACCGAGCGTACGATGGGAACCGGGCTCGGCCTTGCATACGGCCGCGGCGAAGTGACCTCCGAAGCCATTGGCTACAACGCGAGCAACGAAGTGCTGGTCCCGTTCCTCGACTCGTTCCTCATCGTACCGATGGATCGCTGGACGTTCGGAATCGGGACGATGGGAACATCCGGTGCGCGTTTCGACTACGGGCCGCGTCCGAAAGCAGGAATAGACGACGGATTCTTTTCCGAGACCGGCGTGATCGGGCTGCCGATCAGCGCCGGCTACCGGGCAATGGACAAGCTCTGGCTCGGCGCCGAGCTCATCGTGCTCTACGGTTCGACCCATCTCCGTTATTCGCAGGAGGTCGCGGAATTCCCCGGTGAGTCGACGCCGTTCCACTACAGCGTCGAAGGCTTCGGCGTGCAGGGGATGTTCGGCGTTACGTGGAAGCCGACCGATTCGTGGTCGATTGGTCTCGCCGCAAAACCGCCCGGCCGCGTCTGGGCGAGCGGCGACAGCAAGCTCGGATCGGGAAAGCAGGACGTCGATCTCGAGCTCGAGATTCCGGCGGAAGTTGCGCTTGGAATCACCAGATCGCTCTTCGAGCGATGGAGGGTTTCGTACTCGCTGCGCTTCACCGATACGAGCGTGTTCGAGACGTCGTGGATACGATACCAGGAGACGCCGTCGGCCAACCATTCATTCCTGGGTGCTGCGCAGGACGAATGGCGGCACGCGATCGGTCTCGAGTACGCATGGTCGGAGCGACTCGAGCTGCTTGCGGGATTTGCCAAGGCCAACTCGATCGTCGGAAGAAAGGGCGTCAGCCCCATGAGCTACGACTGCAAGGATTTTCGCCTCAACACGGGCCTGCACTGGACGGGCGACGCGTGGACCCTCGACGGCAGCTTCGGCTACATTTTCTCCGGCACTCGCAACATCAGCGAGGACGACGCGAAGATCTTTCCGGGGAAATTCGAGTCAAAACCGGCCTACCTGCTGTCGATCACGGTGTCGAAAAAATTCTGA
- a CDS encoding sulfotransferase domain-containing protein has translation MITSLPERTRTYRCHHLDSTRWDHIIPRPDDIIITTSLKAGTTWTQRIVSLLVFQSVELPATLHFCSPWVDCRFIGGTAEMQQLCEGVQHRRFFKSHLPFDALPYWADTKYIYVGRDTRDVFMSTWNHVHLYTPMAREMLNGGENPPAHPFLEPPDDIREFWRLWMTTGGYPWETDGFPYWSHLRHARSYWDYRHLPNLLMVHYNDLKADLDGQMRRIARFLEIDVPEGKWPQLVDAATFSSMKRDVHILGPEMGMIFEGGADKFLFKGTNDRWRDVLTADDLELYEAAARRTLTPELKRWLELGAASGVVPGNR, from the coding sequence ATGATCACGTCACTCCCCGAACGCACGCGCACCTACCGATGTCATCATCTCGACTCGACGCGCTGGGACCACATCATCCCGCGGCCCGACGACATCATCATCACGACGTCGCTCAAGGCGGGAACGACGTGGACGCAGCGGATCGTGAGCCTGCTGGTGTTCCAGTCGGTCGAGCTGCCGGCGACGCTGCATTTCTGCTCGCCGTGGGTGGATTGCCGATTCATCGGCGGAACCGCCGAGATGCAGCAACTCTGCGAAGGAGTGCAGCACCGGCGTTTCTTCAAGAGCCATCTTCCGTTCGATGCGCTGCCGTACTGGGCGGATACGAAGTACATCTACGTCGGGCGCGATACGCGCGACGTGTTCATGTCGACATGGAATCACGTCCACCTCTACACGCCGATGGCGCGCGAGATGCTCAACGGCGGAGAGAACCCGCCGGCTCACCCGTTTCTCGAGCCGCCCGACGACATCCGCGAGTTCTGGCGTCTGTGGATGACGACTGGCGGCTATCCGTGGGAGACCGACGGCTTTCCGTACTGGTCGCACCTCCGGCATGCGCGTTCGTACTGGGACTACCGGCATCTGCCGAACCTGCTCATGGTTCACTACAACGATCTCAAGGCCGATCTCGACGGCCAGATGCGGCGCATCGCTCGCTTTCTCGAAATCGACGTGCCCGAGGGTAAATGGCCGCAGCTGGTCGATGCCGCGACGTTCTCGTCGATGAAACGCGACGTGCACATCCTCGGGCCGGAGATGGGGATGATCTTCGAGGGCGGGGCGGACAAGTTCCTGTTCAAAGGGACGAACGACCGGTGGCGCGATGTGCTTACCGCCGACGATCTCGAGCTTTACGAGGCGGCCGCCCGGCGGACGCTCACGCCGGAGCTGAAGCGCTGGCTCGAGCTCGGCGCAGCTTCGGGCGTGGTGCCGGGAAACAGGTAG
- a CDS encoding nitroreductase/quinone reductase family protein, protein MSPGRISVPHSLNLSRFFTRLNGPIAWVLRSPFHALLDGELMLVTVTGKKSGKRYTIPVGYQRDGNRILVLVSRAATKVWWRNYRTKGPIEVYTRGATHTGTAEVVTPESEEFAAAFDTTFTKMPWLSPQFGIQYTRGKKLSEEERAVLAREAAVVRIDL, encoded by the coding sequence ATGAGTCCTGGAAGAATCTCCGTCCCGCATTCGTTGAATCTCAGCCGCTTCTTCACGCGGCTCAATGGCCCCATTGCCTGGGTGCTGCGCTCGCCGTTTCATGCGCTCCTCGACGGCGAGCTCATGCTCGTCACCGTGACGGGGAAAAAGTCGGGCAAGCGGTACACGATCCCGGTCGGCTACCAGCGCGACGGCAACCGGATTCTCGTTCTCGTGTCGCGGGCGGCGACCAAGGTCTGGTGGCGCAACTACCGCACGAAGGGGCCGATCGAGGTCTACACTCGCGGCGCGACACACACGGGAACGGCCGAAGTCGTTACGCCGGAGAGCGAGGAGTTCGCTGCGGCGTTCGATACGACGTTTACGAAAATGCCATGGCTGAGTCCGCAGTTCGGAATCCAGTACACGCGTGGAAAGAAGCTGTCGGAGGAGGAGCGGGCCGTGCTCGCTCGCGAAGCGGCAGTCGTGCGCATCGATCTCTGA